A single Anopheles arabiensis isolate DONGOLA chromosome 2, AaraD3, whole genome shotgun sequence DNA region contains:
- the LOC120898804 gene encoding uncharacterized protein LOC120898804: protein MCSRKSKQRNHSTAACSLNSAMDAVLQPFLSFFKSKPGKFIIAGGLLIVSSEIVYELYLWARKPRPRQKSCEVFFINRRKLAQPLPSPQEFTYEHINRIISYINRAEKSICLAMYIFTMREISEAVIRAKKERSVVVRVVTCESMVGNEGSHLRDLIAEDIKVQYKYKSEYLMHHKFCLIDTDWYCANCLIEYHTEQYGEPKKNMQHTMFDKAVMSDRAGLLQRFGSSCARCNPSNRPKQAVPRRKKSNDPLPKHGVLIAGSSNWTFPGLTTHWDTVTISSLPELIDPFAAEFQRMWYELNDPLKEHATREPLYKTRRGMEGAHS, encoded by the exons ATGTGTTCccggaaaagcaaacaacgaaACCATTCCACAGCGGCGTGCTCGCTCAACTCAGCAATGGACGCGGTACTGCAGCCCTTTTTAAGcttttttaaaagcaaaccaGGCAAATTCATCATCGCTGGCGGATTGCTGATCGTGTCGTCGGAAATCGTGTACGAGCTGTATCTATGGGCGCGTAAACCAAGGCCAAGGCAAAAGTCATGTGAAGTATTTTTCATCAATCGGCGCAAGCTAGCGCAGCCCCTGCCGAGCCCGCAGGAGTTTACGTACGAGCATATCAATCGCATCATAAGCTACATAAATCGAGCAGAGAAATCCATCTGCCTGGCGATGTACATATTCACCATGCGCGAAATAAGTGAGGCTGTAATACGCGCGAAAAAGGAACGGTCGGTCGTGGTGCGTGTGGTTACGTGCGAATCGATGGTCGGCAACGAAGGTTCCCATCTGCGCGATCTGATCGCTGAAG ACATAAAGGTGCAGTATAAATACAAAAGCGAGTACCTAATGCACCATAAGTTCTGTCTGATCGATACCGACTGGTACTGCGCCAACTGTCTGATCGAATACCATACCGAGCAGTACGGGGAGCCGAAGAAGAATATGCAGCACACCATGTTCGATAAAGCAGTAATGAGCGACCGGGCAGGATTGTTGCAGCGGTTCGGTAGCTCGTGTGCCCGATGCAACCCGTCGAACCGTCCAAAGCAAGCCGTTCCGCGGCGAAAGAAGAGCAATGATCCGCTGCCGAAGCATGGAGTTCTCATAGCGGGCTCCAGCAACTGGACATTTCCCGGCTTGACCACGCACTGGGACACCGTGACCATTTCCTCGCTGCCGGAACTGATCGATCCGTTTGCAGCCGAATTTCAAAGAATGTGGTACGAGCTGAACGATCCTTTGAAGGAGCATGCTACGAGGGAACCGCTGTACAAAACGAGACGCGGAATGGAAGGGGCACACTCATAG
- the LOC120894589 gene encoding protein SHQ1 homolog → MEDNLSFRTVLECNHIDVLLDLPELDLEHESNLVLDVFPNECTFTAAPYHARIPLPQPAQPGKAFPESIDYEKNTVTFRVPLEVKAKAVDNDTPSYPYGFCHFYSGPLALETSQELKVLPNPQECSFSQRLEMKQAAEKSDFSAEHYGMDYIQFSIDQLGLDLDNLPTPSKLTADQSYRIRVIVDEKVREQESYTSIEDHRAVLLGLIDILLAAVYDQLTNSNELNEANSHINIHRISGTLAYFVEYDGVEQMLRSFYRRSCTYPYYRNKDIALTCVKQVLYRVSSEGRKQWIQQQLIHTYEAFKRTDCAVLNHYFIKDFIRYVELGLNEETLLQCVEEVEKMLPDIHQASLGFGEESLLQKLLQDIMGQEESDSTDSDDYESSEEDSEESDSDNESVGTDTDANPNENVLEKLMNLKLSG, encoded by the exons ATGGAAGATAATTTAAGTTTTCGTACAGTTTTGGAGTGCAATCATATCGACGTATTGCTGGATCTACCCGAGCTTGATCTAGAACATGAAAGTAATCTAGTGTTGGATGTTTTTCCCAACGAATGCACCTTTACGGCAGCACCGTATCATGCCAG AATACCTTTACCCCAGCCAGCACAACCGGGGAAAGCGTTTCCAGAAAGCATTGATTATGAGAAAAATACGGTAACGTTTCGTGTGCCACTGGAAGTTAAAGCTAAAGCTGTTGATAACGACACACCATCTTACCCGTACGGTTTCTGCCATTTCTATAGCGGTCCCCTTGCATTG GAAACAAGCCAAGAGCTGAAGGTGCTTCCCAATCCGCAGGAATGCAGCTTTTCCCAACGGTTGGAAATGAAGCAAGCGGCCGAAAAGAGTGACTTTTCCGCCGAACACTACGGCATGGACTATATTCAGTTCAGCATCGATCAGCTGGGCCTCGATTTGGACAACTTGCCCACTCCCAGCAAACTTACGGCCGACCAGTCGTACCGAATCCGGGTGATAGTGGATGAAAAGGTACGTGAGCAAGAAAGCTACACCTCGATCGAAGATCATCGCGCAGTGCTGCTTGGATTGATCGATATACTGTTGGCGGCTGTGTACGATCAGCTGACGAACAGCAACGAGCTTAATGAGGCCAATTCGCACATCAACATCCATCGAATATCGGGCACGCTGGCGTACTTTGTAGAGTACGACGGTGTGGAGCAGATGTTACGTTCGTTTTACCGTCGGTCCTGTACCTATCCTTACTATAGAAACAAGGACATTGCGCTGACCTGTGTGAAGCAGGTGTTGTACAGAGTGTCCTCCGAAGGCAGGAAGCAGTGGATACAGCAGCAGCTAATACACACGTACGAAGCATTCAAGCGAACGGACTGTGCCGTCCTGAACCATTACTTTATCAAGGATTTTATTCGCTACGTGGAGCTGGGTTTAAACGAGGAGACATTGCTGCAATGCGTAGAAGAGGTCGAAAAG ATGCTTCCTGATATCCATCAAGCAAGTCTTGGGTTCGGCGAGGAGAGCTTGCTTCAAAAATTGCTGCAGGATATAATGGGACAGGAGGAATCCGATTCTACCGACTCAGATGATTATGAATCGTCCGAAGAAGATAGTGAGGAGAGTGACAGTGATAATGAATCGGTTGGAACCGATACGGACGCTAATCCGAATGAAAATGTACTGGAGAAGCTAATGAACCTTAAGCTGTCAGGATGA
- the LOC120894588 gene encoding NFX1-type zinc finger-containing protein 1, translated as MSNSKNVEEDDDCDDWFNKDEEDFVVKIPSQTSADSFDEAGDDKEDDAQGPGTSVRELLENLKFTLNDVGGSYVDSIKSAGTDRTAKFELPKGPPGKYVQTIPLTKLANILENETLSMFADICVQKEEFLATLAKKTYGEELLLVLMKIMNKLATLPLYETVRQLFGVLLEQAHFWEQLLKYFQQPAEGEKKKKKSKIIRPTVARNDMMEVLLKFLLEAKRHVAPPLSQQAVEFCEKLRKCAPPDDKAQVELLQELTRDTQTQQEQATKQISIYPTIRELKDGAGPPINLKQNIVKGKYQSVQHYLEVHLNLLKEDFLIPLRTGIEKYRKHVDTKGPGKSFVGENVRIHYPVKLLLPSTVNRRTAKEQLILVDLDPTERGYSNLSARYKRLALPNTKRFMNGSMVLFCDGAGLKELVVAVISNRDAAQLLNGYIYVELIRMEKQREGGQDQPMGADHGMNLFNRPLLMIESEIFFEPYHQTFNALSRLREDNFPLKSYIVDVTLPGKCLPGYLYQGGGHLFNYAGIQFDLKKPDEWPTKALTAAAGLNVSQFDAYRMALTSRFSLIQGPPGTGKTFIGLRIVETLLANTGEQILVICLTNHALDQFLCGVTRFTDSIVRMGGQSKHPLLDAYNVKQLQEDERIDRRLRISYYNAKQEYLKLVERFDALQQEQETLDGMTQAMQECMEELLDASRRLSELSQLNTLKLIQGFRVVAMTTTFAARNRTLLELLRTPIVVIEEAAEVLEAHIVAALTRHTAQCILIGDHKQLRPTTSTYVLSSRYRMDLSLFERMINNRFSVATMTVQHRMRPEMADLLRPLIYPVLDDAETVATRPNVAGMMRNLFFLTHNYPEGGGPANDSSVGDDGGDEKSKKNIFECRFLLGLCEYLLAQGTYTPEDIVILTAYNGQMLQFVAEKKNRPSLHGVRIAVIDNYQGEESKIVLLSLVRSGTGANGGTDTIGFLAHENRICVALSRAREGLYIVGNMTLLAKCSKTWHRIEGKLREQAAIGDTMPLQCVTHEQAVEVKTPEDFEELGASEERCVCGLLKR; from the exons ATGTCGAACTCGAAAAATGTTGAAGAAGACGATGATTGTGACGATTGGTTCAACAAGGACGAGGAAGATTTCGTTGTAAAAATACCCAGCCAAACCAGCGCGGACAGCTTCGACGAGGCAGGCGACGACAAGGAAGATGATGCGCAAGGACCGGGAACGTCCGTGCGGGAATTGTTGGAAAATTTAAAGTTTACATTAAACG ACGTTGGGGGCAGTTACGTGGATTCGATCAAAAGTGCTGGCACCGATCGCACCGCCAAATTTGAGCTACCGAAGGGCCCGCCCGGAAAGTACGTGCAAACCATTCCCCTCACGAAGCTGGCCAACATTTTGGAAAATGAAACGCTCTCCATGTTTGCCGACATTTGCGTGCAGAAGGAAGAGTTTCTCGCCACGCTTGCGAAGAAAACGTACGGCGAGgagttgctgctggtgctgatgaAAATCATGAACAAACTTGCCACGCTGCCGCTGTACGAGACGGTGCGCCAGCTGTTCGGGGTGCTGCTCGAGCAGGCACACTTCTGGGAGCAGCTGCTAAAGTATTTCCAGCAGCCGGCTGagggggagaagaagaagaagaaaagcaaaatcaTCCGTCCGACCGTGGCGCGGAACGATATGATGGAGGTGTTGTTGAAGTTTCTGCTCGAAGCGAAGCGGCACGTTGCGCCACCGTTATCCCAACAGGCGGTGGAGTTTTGTGAGAAGCTGAGGAAATGTGCACCTCCGGATGATAAAGCACAGGTGGAGCTGTTGCAAGAGCTGACAAGGGACACGCAGACACAGCAAGAACAGGCAACCAAGCAGATTAGT ATTTATCCTACCATCCGGGAGCTGAAGGACGGCGCCGGTCCTCCGATCAATCTGAAGCAAAACATCGTGAAGGGAAAGTACCAAAGTGTGCAGCACTATCTGGAGGTACACTTGAATCTGCTGAAGGAAGACTTTCTAATTCCCCTGCGCACCGGCATCGAAAAGTACCGCAAGCACGTGGACACGAAAGGGCCGGGCAAATCATTCGTCGGTGAGAACGTTCGCATCCACTACCCCgtcaagctgctgctgcccagcACGGTCAATCGTCGGACGGCGAAGGAGCAGCTCATACTGGTCGATTTAGATCCGACCGAGCGCGGCTATTCCAACCTGTCGGCGCGCTACAAACGCTTAGCGCTGCCGAACACGAAACGCTTCATGAACGGGTCGATGGTACTGTTCTGCGATGGGGCGGGGCTGAAAGAGCTGGTAGTCGCCGTCATTAGCAATCGCGATGCGGCTCAGCTGCTGAACGGGTACATTTACGTGGAGCTGATACGGATGGAGAAGCAAAGGGAAGGCGGGCAGGATCAGCCGATGGGTGCCGATCACGGTATGAACCTGTTCAATCGACCGTTGCTGATGATTGAGAGTGAAATCTTTTTCGAACCGTACCACCAAACCTTTAACGCGCTGAGCCGATTGCGGGAAGACAATTTCCCGCTGAAATCGTACATCGTCGATGTGACACTGCCCGGCAAATGTTTGCCCGGCTATCTGTACCAGGGAGGTGGCCATCTTTTCAACTACGCCGGCATACAGTTCGATCTGAAGAAGCCCGACGAGTGGCCGACGAAAGCGCTGACTGCTGCGGCTGGCTTGAACGTGTCCCAATTCGACGCGTACCGAATGGCGCTCACGAGCCGGTTCTCACTCATCCAAGGACCGCCGGGCACGGGGAAAACGTTCATCGGGTTGCGGATCGTTGAGACGCTGCTGGCGAACACGGGCGAGCAGATACTGGTGATCTGCCTCACCAACCATGCGCTGGATCAGTTCCTGTGCGGTGTGACCCGCTTCACGGACAGCATCGTGCGGATGGGCGGCCAGTCGAAGCACCCACTGCTCGATGCGTACAACGTGAAGCAACTGCAGGAAGACGAACGGATCGATCGAAGGTTGCGCATCAGCTACTACAATGCGAAGCAAGAGTACCTGAAGCTGGTGGAGCGGTTCGATGCGctgcagcaggagcaggagaCATTGGACGGTATGACGCAGGCAATGCAGGAGTGTATG gaAGAGCTGTTGGACGCTTCCCGGCGTTTGAGCGAATTGAGCCAGCTCAACACGCTGAAGCTCATACAGGGCTTTCGTGTAGTTGCCATGACGACCACCTTTGCCGCTCGCAATCGCACACTGCTAGAGCTGCTGCGTACGCCGATCGTCGTGATCGAGGAGGCGGCTGAAGTGCTTGAAGCGCACATTGTGGCCGCTCTCACCCGTCACACCGCGCAGTGCATCCTGATCGGTGATCACAAGCAATTGCGACCGACCACGAGCACGTACGTGCTTTCCAGTCGCTATCGGATGGATCTGTCGCTGTTCGAGCGTATGATCAATAACCGGTTCAGCGTTGCCACGATGACCGTACAGCATCGGATGCGCCCGGAGATGGCCGACCTGCTGCGTCCCCTCATCTATCCGGTGCTGGACGATGCTGAAACGGTTGCAACACGTCCCAACGTAGCTGGGATGATGCGGAATTTGTTCTTTTTGACGCACAACTACCCCGAAGGAGGCGGACCAGCGAACGATTCGTCGGTGGGAGACGATGGAGGGGATGAAAAATCgaagaaaaacatttttgaatGTCGATTCCTGCTCGGACTGTGCGAGTATCTGCTCGCGCAAGGCACGTACACCCCGGAGGACATTGTCATACTGACGGCTTACAACGGGCAAATGTTGCAGTTCGTTGCG GAGAAGAAAAATCGTCCATCCCTGCACGGCGTACGTATTGCCGTGATTGACAACTACCAGGGCGAGGAGAGTAAAATTGTTTTACTCTCGCTGGTGCGCAGCGGAACCGGTGCCAACGGCGGTACCGATACGATCGGATTTCTGGCGCATGAAAATCGCATCTGTGTAGCGCTGTCGCGTGCACGCGAAGGGCTCTATATAGTGGGCAACATGACGCTGCTGGCAAAGTGTTCAAAAACGTGGCACCGCATCGAGGGGAAGCTGCGTGAGCAGGCCGCTATCGGCGATACGATGCCGTTACAGTGTGTGACGCACGAACAGGCAGTGGAG gttaAAACACCCGAAGACTTTGAGGAGCTGGGAGCAAGCGAGGAGAGGTGTGTATGTGGATTACTAAAAAGATAA